The Salvia splendens isolate huo1 chromosome 21, SspV2, whole genome shotgun sequence genome includes a window with the following:
- the LOC121784508 gene encoding uncharacterized protein LOC121784508 isoform X4, whose product MKDEAVSSSRDPLLPPRSSSPPPSLTPAASSVGASSPAVPTNAGSSDGLGQVQNSRGGSLSRIGSQPIHASLSTSAGGSALGSSQPSCRPWERGDLLRRLSTFKPENWFGKPKAASSLACARKGWVNVDVDKVECESCGAILKFVSSATWTPSEADGAGEEFSKKLDEEHKVICPWTGNCCAESLVQFPPTPPSALIGGYKDRCDGLLQFPSLPAVAASAIEQMRISRGSEIDRLLAQSQLTRNESGIKLEFFLGTECSRDDVFFIYSRSQKLISLCGWEPRWLPNIQDCEEHSAQSARNGCSIGPSKYRAPPRDPSRGKKALSSSAKRDYGGYEVTGNNSKGISRSPLLDCSLCGATVRLWDFLTVQRPSSFVQSSTEGPETSKKMLTRGISAASGISGWVAADGAEKEQAEDLDEAGTGEGKSLSNVGVELNLTMSAGLSSSRLNMNAASEQYQYGLRGRDLLIGQPSSSEVGDRAASFESRGPSSHKRNLDEGGSTGDRPHFLLQQADSGEGTVIDRDGDEVDDGGQYSAGPSKRARESWVVEPRRSPYRKDSFGAGPSLSFGFDIGIDAYKGEYDQGTEQFIGNPPTRDSTRASSVVAMDTMCHTADNDSMESVENYPGDFDDIHLPSTSGIKNNDHAETSELNYSNQAQQSTCPAAVRSTGEIGVSSANEEVVNTDTATAHGRDGPSLGISGGSVGMGASHEAEIHGIDASIYRTESVVGDVEPITELTDNQGQTSEFAPDPVLMGNFVPEEVDREDPHGDSQDLMFRSVVRADSGSKVMGSTKAESVESGEKTSNMPATSCENSLHPSLSCNAILYSGVELSKEEVTQATKDPTTDDCGFVESGYQVANGSGPPNGGSNYDEAVEFDPIKYHNYYCPWVNGNVAAAGSSSSGGSGSSHSALALCGWQLTLDALDAFQLQGQVPPVQPVESESAASMYKDDHHTPNQKLLAKHSFSKSSGMN is encoded by the exons ATGAAAGACGAAGCCGTCAGCTCCTCGCGCGACCCGTTATTGCCCCCAAGATCTTCGTCTCCTCCTCCGAGCCTCACTCCCGCTGCCAG TTCTGTTGGGGCATCATCTCCTGCTGTTCCCACTAATGCTGGAAGCTCAGATGGTCTTGGTCAAGTGCAGAATTCAAGAGGAGGGTCTCTTTCGCGGATTGGTTCCCAGCCCATACACGCATCATTGAGCACCAGTGCTGGTGGTTCAGCACTGGGATCATCACAGCCTTCTTGCAGGCCCTGGGAAAGGGGTGACTTGTTAAGGCGTCTCTCAACATTCAAACCAGAAAATTGGTTTGGAAAGCCCAAG GCTGCAAGTTCCCTGGCATGTGCCAGAAAAGGCTGGGTGAATGTGGATGTTGATAAAGTTGAATGTGAATCCTGTGGTGCAATTCTGAAGTTTGTTTCATCAGCTACCTGGACTCCTTCTGAAG CTGATGGTGCTGGGGAAGAGTTTTCCAAGAAACTTGATGAAGAGCATAAGGTTATCTGCCCATGGACAGGAAACTGCTGTGCAGAAAGTCTGGTGCAATTCCCGCCGACTCCACCATCAGCACTTATTGGTGGTTACAAGGATAGGTGTGATGGACTACTCCAGTTTCCCTCCCTTCCTGCCGTGGCTGCATCTGCAATTGAGCAAATGCGGATTTCTCGAGGCTCAGAAATTGATCGTTTGCTGGCCCAGTCTCAGCTTACACGCAATGAATCTGGCATCAAGCTAGAATTTTTTTTAGGAACTGAGTGCTCCAGAGATGATGTCTTCTTCATATACTCTCGT TCTCAGAAGCTCATAAGCCTTTGTGGATGGGAACCTAGGTGGCTCCCAAATATTCAGGACTGTGAAGAGCATTCTGCACAATCAGCTAGAAACGGCTGCTCAATTGGTCCTTCAAAATATCGTGCTCCTCCGCGTGATCCTAGCCGAGGAAAGAAAGCCTTGTCCTCTTCAGCAAAAAGGGATTATGGTGGATATGAAGTTActggaaataattcaaaaggtATATCCAGGTCACCGTTGCTAGACTGCAGCTTATGTGGTGCGACAGTGAGACTGTGGGACTTTTTAACTGTACAGCGTCCCTCTAGTTTTGTTCAAAGTAGCACTGAAGGTCCTGAAACTAGCAAGAAGATGTTGACACGTGGAATAAGTGCAGCAAGTGGCATCAGTGGGTGGGTTGCTGCAGATGGTGCGGAGAAGGAGCAGGCAGAGGACCTTGATGAAGCTGGAACTGGAGAAGGAAAGTCACTTTCAAATGTTGGGGTGGAGTTGAATCTTACAATGTCTGCTGGATTATCGTCATCGCGGTTGAACATGAATGCTGCATCTGAACAGTATCAATATGGGCTTAGAGGTAGAGATTTATTGATTGGGCAGCCTTCCAGCAGTGAGGTTGGTGATCGCGCAGCTTCATTTGAATCACGCGGCCCTAGTTCACATAAGAGGAACTTAGATGAAGGTGGAAGTACAGGTGACAGGCCACACTTTCTGCTCCAACAAGCAGACAGTGGAGAGGGTACTGTCATTGATCGCGATGGTGATGAAGTTGATGATGGTGGACAGTACTCTGCTGGTCCTTCAAAGCGTGCCCGTGAGTCTTGGGTTGTAGAACCCCGTCGGTCACCGTATAGAAAAGATTCTTTTGGTGCTGGTCCCAGCCTGTCATTCGGGTTCGACATAGGAATCGATGCTTATAAAGGGGAATACGACCAGGGTACTGAACAATTCATTGGTAATCCACCAACTAGAGATTCAACACGGGCATCCTCTGTCGTTGCAATGGACACTATGTGCCACACTGCAGATAATGATTCAATGGAAAGTGTTGAGAACTATCCTGGCGATTTTGATGACATACATTTGCCGTCTACATCAGGAATAAAAAACAACGATCATGCTGAGACATCAGAGTTGAATTACAGCAATCAAGCACAGCAGAGTACTTGTCCTGCTGCTGTGAGAAGTACTGGTGAAATTGGAGTCAGCAGTGCAAATGAAGAAGTTGTAAACACAGATACTGCAACTGCACATGGGAGGGATGGTCCCAGCTTGGGGATTAGTGGAGGAAGTGTTGGCATGGGTGCTAGCCATGAAGCTGAAATTCATGGGATTGATGCTTCTATCTACCGAACTGAGAGTGTTGTTGGTGATGTAGAGCCTATTACTGAACTAACTGATAACCAAGGCCAAACAAGCGAATTTGCACCAGATCCAGTGTTGATGGGCAATTTTGTCCCTGAAGAAGTGGATAGAGAGGACCCTCACGGAGATAGTCAAGATCTGATGTTTCGGTCGGTAGTTAGGGCAGATAGTGGTTCAAAAGTTATGGGTTCAACTAAAGCAGAATCTGTTGAAAGTGGAGAAAAGACAAGTAATATGCCAGCCACCTCTTGTGAGAACAGTCTCCATCCTTCACTTTCTTGCAATGCCATTTTATATTCTGGCGTAGAGCTATCTAAGGAAGAAGTCACGCAAGCCACCAAGGATCCAACAACCGATGACTGTGGTTTTGTGGAATCAGGCTATCAAGTTGCAAATGGATCAG GGCCTCCCAATGGTGGAAGCAACTATGATGAAGCTGTGGAATTTGATCCAATAAAGTATCACAATTACTACTGTCCTTGGGTGAATGGAAATGTTGCTGCAGCTGGCTCTAGTAGCAGCGGTGGCTCTGGCTCCAGTCACAGTGCTCTTGCGCTTTGTGGTTGGCAGCTGACGTTAGATGCTTTGGATGCATTCCAATTACAAGGCCAGGTTCCACCAGTGCAACCAGTTGAATCTGAATCTGCTGCTTCGATGTATAAG GATGATCATCACACACCCAATCAGAAGCTCTTGGCAAAGCACTCTTTCAGTAAGAGCAGTGGGATGAACTAA
- the LOC121784508 gene encoding uncharacterized protein LOC121784508 isoform X1, with protein sequence MKDEAVSSSRDPLLPPRSSSPPPSLTPAASSVGASSPAVPTNAGSSDGLGQVQNSRGGSLSRIGSQPIHASLSTSAGGSALGSSQPSCRPWERGDLLRRLSTFKPENWFGKPKAASSLACARKGWVNVDVDKVECESCGAILKFVSSATWTPSEADGAGEEFSKKLDEEHKVICPWTGNCCAESLVQFPPTPPSALIGGYKDRCDGLLQFPSLPAVAASAIEQMRISRGSEIDRLLAQSQLTRNESGIKLEFFLGTECSRDDVFFIYSRSQKLISLCGWEPRWLPNIQDCEEHSAQSARNGCSIGPSKYRAPPRDPSRGKKALSSSAKRDYGGYEVTGNNSKGISRSPLLDCSLCGATVRLWDFLTVQRPSSFVQSSTEGPETSKKMLTRGISAASGISGWVAADGAEKEQAEDLDEAGTGEGKSLSNVGVELNLTMSAGLSSSRLNMNAASEQYQYGLRGRDLLIGQPSSSEVGDRAASFESRGPSSHKRNLDEGGSTGDRPHFLLQQADSGEGTVIDRDGDEVDDGGQYSAGPSKRARESWVVEPRRSPYRKDSFGAGPSLSFGFDIGIDAYKGEYDQGTEQFIGNPPTRDSTRASSVVAMDTMCHTADNDSMESVENYPGDFDDIHLPSTSGIKNNDHAETSELNYSNQAQQSTCPAAVRSTGEIGVSSANEEVVNTDTATAHGRDGPSLGISGGSVGMGASHEAEIHGIDASIYRTESVVGDVEPITELTDNQGQTSEFAPDPVLMGNFVPEEVDREDPHGDSQDLMFRSVVRADSGSKVMGSTKAESVESGEKTSNMPATSCENSLHPSLSCNAILYSGVELSKEEVTQATKDPTTDDCGFVESGYQVANGSGKELHFGPPNGGSNYDEAVEFDPIKYHNYYCPWVNGNVAAAGSSSSGGSGSSHSALALCGWQLTLDALDAFQLQGQVPPVQPVESESAASMYKVNIDSQDDHHTPNQKLLAKHSFSKSSGMN encoded by the exons ATGAAAGACGAAGCCGTCAGCTCCTCGCGCGACCCGTTATTGCCCCCAAGATCTTCGTCTCCTCCTCCGAGCCTCACTCCCGCTGCCAG TTCTGTTGGGGCATCATCTCCTGCTGTTCCCACTAATGCTGGAAGCTCAGATGGTCTTGGTCAAGTGCAGAATTCAAGAGGAGGGTCTCTTTCGCGGATTGGTTCCCAGCCCATACACGCATCATTGAGCACCAGTGCTGGTGGTTCAGCACTGGGATCATCACAGCCTTCTTGCAGGCCCTGGGAAAGGGGTGACTTGTTAAGGCGTCTCTCAACATTCAAACCAGAAAATTGGTTTGGAAAGCCCAAG GCTGCAAGTTCCCTGGCATGTGCCAGAAAAGGCTGGGTGAATGTGGATGTTGATAAAGTTGAATGTGAATCCTGTGGTGCAATTCTGAAGTTTGTTTCATCAGCTACCTGGACTCCTTCTGAAG CTGATGGTGCTGGGGAAGAGTTTTCCAAGAAACTTGATGAAGAGCATAAGGTTATCTGCCCATGGACAGGAAACTGCTGTGCAGAAAGTCTGGTGCAATTCCCGCCGACTCCACCATCAGCACTTATTGGTGGTTACAAGGATAGGTGTGATGGACTACTCCAGTTTCCCTCCCTTCCTGCCGTGGCTGCATCTGCAATTGAGCAAATGCGGATTTCTCGAGGCTCAGAAATTGATCGTTTGCTGGCCCAGTCTCAGCTTACACGCAATGAATCTGGCATCAAGCTAGAATTTTTTTTAGGAACTGAGTGCTCCAGAGATGATGTCTTCTTCATATACTCTCGT TCTCAGAAGCTCATAAGCCTTTGTGGATGGGAACCTAGGTGGCTCCCAAATATTCAGGACTGTGAAGAGCATTCTGCACAATCAGCTAGAAACGGCTGCTCAATTGGTCCTTCAAAATATCGTGCTCCTCCGCGTGATCCTAGCCGAGGAAAGAAAGCCTTGTCCTCTTCAGCAAAAAGGGATTATGGTGGATATGAAGTTActggaaataattcaaaaggtATATCCAGGTCACCGTTGCTAGACTGCAGCTTATGTGGTGCGACAGTGAGACTGTGGGACTTTTTAACTGTACAGCGTCCCTCTAGTTTTGTTCAAAGTAGCACTGAAGGTCCTGAAACTAGCAAGAAGATGTTGACACGTGGAATAAGTGCAGCAAGTGGCATCAGTGGGTGGGTTGCTGCAGATGGTGCGGAGAAGGAGCAGGCAGAGGACCTTGATGAAGCTGGAACTGGAGAAGGAAAGTCACTTTCAAATGTTGGGGTGGAGTTGAATCTTACAATGTCTGCTGGATTATCGTCATCGCGGTTGAACATGAATGCTGCATCTGAACAGTATCAATATGGGCTTAGAGGTAGAGATTTATTGATTGGGCAGCCTTCCAGCAGTGAGGTTGGTGATCGCGCAGCTTCATTTGAATCACGCGGCCCTAGTTCACATAAGAGGAACTTAGATGAAGGTGGAAGTACAGGTGACAGGCCACACTTTCTGCTCCAACAAGCAGACAGTGGAGAGGGTACTGTCATTGATCGCGATGGTGATGAAGTTGATGATGGTGGACAGTACTCTGCTGGTCCTTCAAAGCGTGCCCGTGAGTCTTGGGTTGTAGAACCCCGTCGGTCACCGTATAGAAAAGATTCTTTTGGTGCTGGTCCCAGCCTGTCATTCGGGTTCGACATAGGAATCGATGCTTATAAAGGGGAATACGACCAGGGTACTGAACAATTCATTGGTAATCCACCAACTAGAGATTCAACACGGGCATCCTCTGTCGTTGCAATGGACACTATGTGCCACACTGCAGATAATGATTCAATGGAAAGTGTTGAGAACTATCCTGGCGATTTTGATGACATACATTTGCCGTCTACATCAGGAATAAAAAACAACGATCATGCTGAGACATCAGAGTTGAATTACAGCAATCAAGCACAGCAGAGTACTTGTCCTGCTGCTGTGAGAAGTACTGGTGAAATTGGAGTCAGCAGTGCAAATGAAGAAGTTGTAAACACAGATACTGCAACTGCACATGGGAGGGATGGTCCCAGCTTGGGGATTAGTGGAGGAAGTGTTGGCATGGGTGCTAGCCATGAAGCTGAAATTCATGGGATTGATGCTTCTATCTACCGAACTGAGAGTGTTGTTGGTGATGTAGAGCCTATTACTGAACTAACTGATAACCAAGGCCAAACAAGCGAATTTGCACCAGATCCAGTGTTGATGGGCAATTTTGTCCCTGAAGAAGTGGATAGAGAGGACCCTCACGGAGATAGTCAAGATCTGATGTTTCGGTCGGTAGTTAGGGCAGATAGTGGTTCAAAAGTTATGGGTTCAACTAAAGCAGAATCTGTTGAAAGTGGAGAAAAGACAAGTAATATGCCAGCCACCTCTTGTGAGAACAGTCTCCATCCTTCACTTTCTTGCAATGCCATTTTATATTCTGGCGTAGAGCTATCTAAGGAAGAAGTCACGCAAGCCACCAAGGATCCAACAACCGATGACTGTGGTTTTGTGGAATCAGGCTATCAAGTTGCAAATGGATCAGGTAAAGAGTTGCACTTTG GGCCTCCCAATGGTGGAAGCAACTATGATGAAGCTGTGGAATTTGATCCAATAAAGTATCACAATTACTACTGTCCTTGGGTGAATGGAAATGTTGCTGCAGCTGGCTCTAGTAGCAGCGGTGGCTCTGGCTCCAGTCACAGTGCTCTTGCGCTTTGTGGTTGGCAGCTGACGTTAGATGCTTTGGATGCATTCCAATTACAAGGCCAGGTTCCACCAGTGCAACCAGTTGAATCTGAATCTGCTGCTTCGATGTATAAGGTTAACATAGATAGCCAG GATGATCATCACACACCCAATCAGAAGCTCTTGGCAAAGCACTCTTTCAGTAAGAGCAGTGGGATGAACTAA
- the LOC121784508 gene encoding uncharacterized protein LOC121784508 isoform X3: protein MKDEAVSSSRDPLLPPRSSSPPPSLTPAASSVGASSPAVPTNAGSSDGLGQVQNSRGGSLSRIGSQPIHASLSTSAGGSALGSSQPSCRPWERGDLLRRLSTFKPENWFGKPKAASSLACARKGWVNVDVDKVECESCGAILKFVSSATWTPSEADGAGEEFSKKLDEEHKVICPWTGNCCAESLVQFPPTPPSALIGGYKDRCDGLLQFPSLPAVAASAIEQMRISRGSEIDRLLAQSQLTRNESGIKLEFFLGTECSRDDVFFIYSRSQKLISLCGWEPRWLPNIQDCEEHSAQSARNGCSIGPSKYRAPPRDPSRGKKALSSSAKRDYGGYEVTGNNSKGISRSPLLDCSLCGATVRLWDFLTVQRPSSFVQSSTEGPETSKKMLTRGISAASGISGWVAADGAEKEQAEDLDEAGTGEGKSLSNVGVELNLTMSAGLSSSRLNMNAASEQYQYGLRGRDLLIGQPSSSEVGDRAASFESRGPSSHKRNLDEGGSTGDRPHFLLQQADSGEGTVIDRDGDEVDDGGQYSAGPSKRARESWVVEPRRSPYRKDSFGAGPSLSFGFDIGIDAYKGEYDQGTEQFIGNPPTRDSTRASSVVAMDTMCHTADNDSMESVENYPGDFDDIHLPSTSGIKNNDHAETSELNYSNQAQQSTCPAAVRSTGEIGVSSANEEVVNTDTATAHGRDGPSLGISGGSVGMGASHEAEIHGIDASIYRTESVVGDVEPITELTDNQGQTSEFAPDPVLMGNFVPEEVDREDPHGDSQDLMFRSVVRADSGSKVMGSTKAESVESGEKTSNMPATSCENSLHPSLSCNAILYSGVELSKEEVTQATKDPTTDDCGFVESGYQVANGSGPPNGGSNYDEAVEFDPIKYHNYYCPWVNGNVAAAGSSSSGGSGSSHSALALCGWQLTLDALDAFQLQGQVPPVQPVESESAASMYKVNIDSQDDHHTPNQKLLAKHSFSKSSGMN, encoded by the exons ATGAAAGACGAAGCCGTCAGCTCCTCGCGCGACCCGTTATTGCCCCCAAGATCTTCGTCTCCTCCTCCGAGCCTCACTCCCGCTGCCAG TTCTGTTGGGGCATCATCTCCTGCTGTTCCCACTAATGCTGGAAGCTCAGATGGTCTTGGTCAAGTGCAGAATTCAAGAGGAGGGTCTCTTTCGCGGATTGGTTCCCAGCCCATACACGCATCATTGAGCACCAGTGCTGGTGGTTCAGCACTGGGATCATCACAGCCTTCTTGCAGGCCCTGGGAAAGGGGTGACTTGTTAAGGCGTCTCTCAACATTCAAACCAGAAAATTGGTTTGGAAAGCCCAAG GCTGCAAGTTCCCTGGCATGTGCCAGAAAAGGCTGGGTGAATGTGGATGTTGATAAAGTTGAATGTGAATCCTGTGGTGCAATTCTGAAGTTTGTTTCATCAGCTACCTGGACTCCTTCTGAAG CTGATGGTGCTGGGGAAGAGTTTTCCAAGAAACTTGATGAAGAGCATAAGGTTATCTGCCCATGGACAGGAAACTGCTGTGCAGAAAGTCTGGTGCAATTCCCGCCGACTCCACCATCAGCACTTATTGGTGGTTACAAGGATAGGTGTGATGGACTACTCCAGTTTCCCTCCCTTCCTGCCGTGGCTGCATCTGCAATTGAGCAAATGCGGATTTCTCGAGGCTCAGAAATTGATCGTTTGCTGGCCCAGTCTCAGCTTACACGCAATGAATCTGGCATCAAGCTAGAATTTTTTTTAGGAACTGAGTGCTCCAGAGATGATGTCTTCTTCATATACTCTCGT TCTCAGAAGCTCATAAGCCTTTGTGGATGGGAACCTAGGTGGCTCCCAAATATTCAGGACTGTGAAGAGCATTCTGCACAATCAGCTAGAAACGGCTGCTCAATTGGTCCTTCAAAATATCGTGCTCCTCCGCGTGATCCTAGCCGAGGAAAGAAAGCCTTGTCCTCTTCAGCAAAAAGGGATTATGGTGGATATGAAGTTActggaaataattcaaaaggtATATCCAGGTCACCGTTGCTAGACTGCAGCTTATGTGGTGCGACAGTGAGACTGTGGGACTTTTTAACTGTACAGCGTCCCTCTAGTTTTGTTCAAAGTAGCACTGAAGGTCCTGAAACTAGCAAGAAGATGTTGACACGTGGAATAAGTGCAGCAAGTGGCATCAGTGGGTGGGTTGCTGCAGATGGTGCGGAGAAGGAGCAGGCAGAGGACCTTGATGAAGCTGGAACTGGAGAAGGAAAGTCACTTTCAAATGTTGGGGTGGAGTTGAATCTTACAATGTCTGCTGGATTATCGTCATCGCGGTTGAACATGAATGCTGCATCTGAACAGTATCAATATGGGCTTAGAGGTAGAGATTTATTGATTGGGCAGCCTTCCAGCAGTGAGGTTGGTGATCGCGCAGCTTCATTTGAATCACGCGGCCCTAGTTCACATAAGAGGAACTTAGATGAAGGTGGAAGTACAGGTGACAGGCCACACTTTCTGCTCCAACAAGCAGACAGTGGAGAGGGTACTGTCATTGATCGCGATGGTGATGAAGTTGATGATGGTGGACAGTACTCTGCTGGTCCTTCAAAGCGTGCCCGTGAGTCTTGGGTTGTAGAACCCCGTCGGTCACCGTATAGAAAAGATTCTTTTGGTGCTGGTCCCAGCCTGTCATTCGGGTTCGACATAGGAATCGATGCTTATAAAGGGGAATACGACCAGGGTACTGAACAATTCATTGGTAATCCACCAACTAGAGATTCAACACGGGCATCCTCTGTCGTTGCAATGGACACTATGTGCCACACTGCAGATAATGATTCAATGGAAAGTGTTGAGAACTATCCTGGCGATTTTGATGACATACATTTGCCGTCTACATCAGGAATAAAAAACAACGATCATGCTGAGACATCAGAGTTGAATTACAGCAATCAAGCACAGCAGAGTACTTGTCCTGCTGCTGTGAGAAGTACTGGTGAAATTGGAGTCAGCAGTGCAAATGAAGAAGTTGTAAACACAGATACTGCAACTGCACATGGGAGGGATGGTCCCAGCTTGGGGATTAGTGGAGGAAGTGTTGGCATGGGTGCTAGCCATGAAGCTGAAATTCATGGGATTGATGCTTCTATCTACCGAACTGAGAGTGTTGTTGGTGATGTAGAGCCTATTACTGAACTAACTGATAACCAAGGCCAAACAAGCGAATTTGCACCAGATCCAGTGTTGATGGGCAATTTTGTCCCTGAAGAAGTGGATAGAGAGGACCCTCACGGAGATAGTCAAGATCTGATGTTTCGGTCGGTAGTTAGGGCAGATAGTGGTTCAAAAGTTATGGGTTCAACTAAAGCAGAATCTGTTGAAAGTGGAGAAAAGACAAGTAATATGCCAGCCACCTCTTGTGAGAACAGTCTCCATCCTTCACTTTCTTGCAATGCCATTTTATATTCTGGCGTAGAGCTATCTAAGGAAGAAGTCACGCAAGCCACCAAGGATCCAACAACCGATGACTGTGGTTTTGTGGAATCAGGCTATCAAGTTGCAAATGGATCAG GGCCTCCCAATGGTGGAAGCAACTATGATGAAGCTGTGGAATTTGATCCAATAAAGTATCACAATTACTACTGTCCTTGGGTGAATGGAAATGTTGCTGCAGCTGGCTCTAGTAGCAGCGGTGGCTCTGGCTCCAGTCACAGTGCTCTTGCGCTTTGTGGTTGGCAGCTGACGTTAGATGCTTTGGATGCATTCCAATTACAAGGCCAGGTTCCACCAGTGCAACCAGTTGAATCTGAATCTGCTGCTTCGATGTATAAGGTTAACATAGATAGCCAG GATGATCATCACACACCCAATCAGAAGCTCTTGGCAAAGCACTCTTTCAGTAAGAGCAGTGGGATGAACTAA